The following proteins are co-located in the Microbacterium sp. SORGH_AS_0888 genome:
- a CDS encoding acyltransferase: MSTTDVRGAANTPDLSRRDLTLDLARVVCVLLVVLIHLLQTGVGPGPDGGLTASRPLEQQPWFAAATWAGQIMPLFFVVGGFASAAGWRSWARKGGTASGYVRLRTLRLAQPTLPLFVFFAIVLGAATLLALAPALVSAAALGAGSPLWFLAAYLLCQAATPWLLAFHGRMPRLTVAVLLVGVVIVDAARFSSGATDVGLVNLVFVWLLVHQLGFWYADGWFDRRHPLTLLGIAAACYLSLWPLTSIGPYSDNMLAGLNPPTLPLVVLGLAQACLLRLARTPLSRLMQTRVMRAIVFVVGSRLMTVYLWHLPVILLVTGLTLLVPGAAPVPASAAWWWSRPVVLVAVLALLYALSLLVARWEAVGDLAPAPRAAIVAVGFALAFLPAFAVMRLGLSLPLAVGGAIALALAVWLLRRGGAPARR; encoded by the coding sequence GTGAGCACGACCGATGTTCGCGGTGCAGCGAACACACCGGATCTTTCGCGGCGCGACCTGACGCTCGATCTCGCCCGTGTCGTCTGCGTGCTGTTGGTGGTGCTGATCCACCTGCTGCAGACGGGCGTCGGGCCGGGGCCGGATGGCGGATTGACCGCATCCCGACCGCTGGAACAGCAGCCGTGGTTCGCCGCGGCGACCTGGGCGGGCCAGATCATGCCGCTCTTCTTCGTGGTGGGCGGCTTCGCCTCCGCTGCGGGATGGCGCTCCTGGGCGCGCAAGGGCGGCACGGCGAGCGGCTACGTCCGGCTCCGGACGCTGCGGCTCGCACAGCCGACGCTGCCGCTGTTCGTGTTCTTCGCGATCGTGCTGGGCGCGGCGACGCTGCTCGCGCTCGCTCCCGCGCTCGTCTCCGCGGCCGCCCTCGGTGCGGGATCGCCGCTGTGGTTCCTGGCGGCGTACCTGTTGTGCCAGGCAGCGACGCCCTGGCTGCTCGCATTCCATGGACGGATGCCGCGCCTCACGGTCGCGGTGCTGCTGGTCGGTGTCGTCATCGTCGATGCCGCGCGTTTCTCGTCCGGGGCGACGGACGTCGGCCTCGTGAACCTCGTCTTCGTCTGGCTGCTCGTGCACCAGCTCGGGTTCTGGTACGCCGACGGATGGTTCGATCGGCGGCACCCGCTGACCCTGCTCGGGATCGCGGCCGCCTGCTATCTGTCGCTGTGGCCGCTCACGAGCATCGGCCCCTACTCGGACAACATGCTCGCCGGCCTCAACCCGCCCACGCTCCCGCTCGTCGTGCTGGGTCTCGCCCAGGCGTGCCTGCTGCGGCTCGCGCGCACGCCGCTGTCGCGGCTCATGCAGACCCGCGTCATGCGCGCCATCGTGTTCGTGGTCGGCTCGCGGCTGATGACGGTCTACCTGTGGCACCTGCCGGTGATCCTGCTCGTCACCGGCCTCACCCTGCTCGTGCCGGGCGCCGCGCCCGTCCCCGCCTCGGCCGCCTGGTGGTGGTCCCGACCCGTCGTCCTCGTCGCGGTCCTCGCGCTCCTCTATGCGCTGTCGCTGCTGGTGGCGCGCTGGGAGGCGGTGGGCGACCTCGCCCCGGCGCCCCGTGCCGCGATCGTCGCCGTCGGCTTCGCGCTGGCCTTCCTGCCCGCCTTCGCCGTCATGCGGCTCGGTCTCAGCCTGCCGCTGGCGGTCGGAGGTGCCATCGCCCTCGCGCTGGCCGTGTGGCTCCTGCGCCGGGGCGGGGCACCGGCCCGCCGATAG
- the rlmB gene encoding 23S rRNA (guanosine(2251)-2'-O)-methyltransferase RlmB has translation MANKPGRPGASRGKKKGPTKGTGGNGRKSLEGKGPTPKAEDRSWHVAGKRKAAAERFAAAGGKGRPGQKAGGSNPNRTPRGKGTDDTETVTGRNSVLEALRAKIPATALYVAQRIEMDDRVKEMLSIATHRDIPVLEVTRPELDRMAGFDGVHQGVALKVPPYEYAHPQDLLESVIERGQLPLFVALDGITDPRNLGAIIRSTAAFGGQAVILPQRRSASVNSAAWKTSAGAAARIPVAIAANLTAMLKEFKKQGVFVLGLDGGGEVSLPALELADRPVVIVVGSEGKGLSRLVTETCDQVVSIPIEAATESLNAGIAASVALYQVSTLRAVRE, from the coding sequence ATGGCGAACAAACCAGGACGGCCCGGCGCGAGCAGGGGCAAGAAGAAGGGCCCGACCAAGGGCACCGGAGGCAACGGGCGCAAGTCGCTCGAGGGCAAGGGACCGACGCCCAAGGCGGAGGACCGCAGCTGGCACGTCGCCGGCAAGCGCAAGGCCGCCGCGGAGCGGTTCGCCGCCGCGGGCGGCAAGGGCCGCCCCGGCCAGAAGGCCGGCGGCTCCAACCCGAACCGGACGCCGCGGGGCAAGGGCACCGACGACACCGAGACGGTGACCGGACGCAACAGCGTGCTCGAGGCCTTGCGGGCCAAGATCCCGGCGACCGCCCTGTACGTCGCCCAGCGCATCGAGATGGACGACCGCGTCAAGGAGATGCTGTCGATCGCGACGCACCGCGACATCCCGGTGCTCGAGGTCACGCGCCCCGAGCTCGACCGCATGGCCGGCTTCGACGGCGTGCACCAGGGCGTCGCGCTGAAGGTCCCGCCGTACGAGTACGCGCACCCCCAGGACCTGCTGGAGTCCGTCATCGAGCGCGGCCAGCTGCCGCTGTTCGTCGCGCTCGACGGCATCACCGACCCACGCAACCTCGGCGCGATCATCCGCTCGACGGCGGCTTTCGGGGGTCAGGCCGTGATCCTCCCGCAGCGACGGAGCGCGAGCGTCAACTCGGCCGCGTGGAAGACGAGCGCCGGCGCGGCCGCCCGCATCCCCGTCGCGATCGCGGCGAACCTCACCGCGATGCTCAAGGAGTTCAAGAAGCAGGGCGTGTTCGTGCTGGGCCTCGACGGCGGCGGCGAGGTCTCGCTGCCGGCTCTCGAACTGGCCGACCGTCCCGTCGTGATCGTCGTCGGCTCGGAGGGGAAGGGGCTCTCCCGCCTGGTGACGGAGACCTGCGACCAGGTCGTGTCGATCCCGATCGAGGCGGCGACCGAGTCCCTCAACGCGGGTATCGCCGCATCCGTCGCCCTCTACCAGGTCTCGACCCTGCGCGCTGTGCGCGAGTAA
- a CDS encoding DNA modification methylase — protein sequence MKSRLLASLAIGAAVVIGTTGCSMIAPQGTTVVYSPSDGLNVPNTSGPLKVRNVLIVANEDGSEGNLVAAIVNDTDSSAVLNIEVGEGAGAVTKTVRVAAGTTKSLGVSDVAGVENLEGAEPLLITGLDTPPGATVSVYFQSGDGAGARVEIPVLDGTLSHLSTLAP from the coding sequence GTGAAATCGCGCCTGCTCGCGTCCCTGGCCATCGGCGCCGCGGTCGTCATCGGAACGACCGGCTGCAGCATGATCGCCCCGCAGGGCACGACCGTCGTCTACTCCCCCTCGGACGGCCTCAACGTGCCGAACACCTCCGGCCCGCTGAAGGTGCGCAATGTGCTGATCGTGGCGAACGAGGACGGCAGCGAGGGCAACCTCGTCGCGGCGATCGTGAACGACACCGACTCCTCGGCCGTGCTGAACATCGAGGTCGGCGAAGGCGCCGGCGCCGTCACGAAGACCGTGCGCGTCGCCGCGGGCACGACCAAGAGCCTCGGCGTCTCGGACGTCGCGGGCGTCGAGAACCTCGAAGGTGCGGAGCCGCTGCTCATCACCGGCCTCGACACCCCTCCGGGAGCCACCGTGTCCGTGTACTTCCAGTCAGGCGACGGCGCGGGCGCGCGGGTCGAGATCCCGGTGCTCGACGGCACGTTGTCGCACCTGTCCACCCTCGCCCCCTGA
- the ispD gene encoding 2-C-methyl-D-erythritol 4-phosphate cytidylyltransferase gives MTPIPVPHIAVIVVAAGSGTRLGAGAPKALVGLDAHSVLRHALRGVFAAPESQVVVVAPPGHEGTVQTELREEAGPRFDLTSVVTGGSTRQESVAAGIAALWADVDTVLVHDAARALTPPEVFARVIAALEDAPAVLPVLPVVDTIKRVADGEVVGPVDRAELGAAQTPQGFRRDVLETAYRTATHEFTDDAALVGAAGHRVVTVEGSPRAFKITTAVDLDRARALVAAVPATGERPPAAAPRVGVGTDVHAFGGDGALWLAGLEWPGERALSGHSDGDAAAHAIVDALLSAAGLGDIGTHFGTGRPEFAGAHAEVFLAHTAALVAAAGWRIGNVSVQLQALRPIFAPRRAEAEAALSAALGGAPVSVAATTTDGLGFTGRGEGVAATAVALLLPA, from the coding sequence GTGACACCGATCCCCGTCCCGCACATCGCCGTCATCGTGGTGGCGGCGGGCTCCGGCACCCGCTTGGGCGCGGGAGCGCCGAAAGCCCTCGTCGGCCTCGACGCGCACAGTGTGCTGCGCCACGCTCTGCGCGGAGTCTTCGCGGCGCCCGAGTCCCAGGTCGTCGTCGTCGCGCCGCCCGGACACGAGGGGACCGTGCAGACCGAGCTGCGCGAGGAGGCCGGACCACGGTTCGACCTGACGAGCGTGGTGACCGGCGGGAGCACCCGTCAGGAGTCGGTCGCCGCGGGGATCGCCGCGCTCTGGGCCGACGTCGACACCGTGCTCGTCCACGACGCGGCGCGCGCGCTCACCCCGCCCGAGGTCTTCGCCCGCGTCATCGCCGCGCTGGAGGACGCGCCCGCCGTCCTCCCGGTGCTGCCCGTCGTGGACACCATCAAGCGGGTCGCGGACGGCGAGGTGGTGGGTCCCGTCGACCGCGCCGAGCTCGGCGCTGCCCAGACGCCGCAGGGCTTCCGGCGAGACGTCCTCGAGACCGCGTATCGCACGGCCACGCACGAGTTCACGGACGACGCAGCGCTCGTCGGGGCGGCCGGGCACCGTGTCGTCACGGTCGAGGGCTCGCCGCGGGCGTTCAAGATCACGACGGCGGTCGACCTCGACCGGGCACGGGCGCTCGTCGCCGCGGTGCCGGCGACCGGGGAGCGGCCGCCCGCGGCCGCACCGCGTGTCGGGGTCGGCACCGACGTCCACGCCTTCGGCGGCGACGGTGCGCTGTGGCTGGCGGGTCTCGAGTGGCCGGGGGAGCGCGCCCTGTCGGGCCATTCCGACGGGGATGCGGCCGCACACGCGATCGTCGACGCGCTGCTGTCGGCGGCGGGGCTCGGCGACATCGGCACCCATTTCGGCACGGGCCGGCCCGAGTTCGCCGGCGCGCATGCCGAGGTCTTCCTGGCCCACACCGCGGCGCTCGTGGCCGCTGCGGGCTGGCGCATCGGCAACGTCTCGGTGCAGCTGCAGGCCCTGCGGCCGATCTTCGCGCCGCGCCGCGCCGAGGCCGAGGCGGCGCTGTCCGCGGCGCTCGGCGGGGCGCCGGTGTCGGTGGCGGCGACCACGACCGACGGCCTCGGGTTCACGGGACGCGGGGAGGGCGTCGCGGCGACCGCCGTCGCCCTGCTCCTGCCCGCCTGA
- a CDS encoding NAD(P)-dependent oxidoreductase, producing MALIAVLGGTGYAGRHIVEEAVQRGHTVLSIARNVAAERVPGATYLEGTLLDVPHLVTQLQGADVVVSAVAARGDMLGRLRPALAELNSVLPGTVRIGVIGGAGGSLVAPVGPRLIDTEGFAEEYKPEAAEAIGVLEDLQADASGRDWFYVHPAGGFGVWAPGERTGSYRDGGDVLVVDEAGESYISGADLAVAVLDEIEDPKHHRGRFTVGY from the coding sequence ATGGCACTCATCGCTGTTCTCGGCGGCACCGGCTACGCCGGCCGACACATCGTCGAGGAGGCCGTCCAGCGCGGACACACCGTCCTCTCCATCGCCCGAAACGTCGCCGCGGAGCGGGTTCCCGGCGCCACCTACCTCGAAGGCACGCTGCTCGATGTGCCCCACCTCGTCACGCAGCTCCAGGGCGCGGATGTCGTGGTCAGCGCCGTGGCGGCGCGCGGCGACATGCTCGGTCGCCTGCGGCCGGCGCTCGCCGAGCTCAACTCGGTGCTGCCGGGAACCGTGCGCATCGGTGTGATCGGCGGCGCGGGCGGCAGCCTGGTCGCCCCGGTCGGACCACGTCTGATCGACACCGAAGGCTTCGCGGAGGAGTACAAGCCGGAGGCCGCCGAGGCGATCGGCGTGCTCGAGGACCTGCAGGCCGACGCTTCGGGGCGCGACTGGTTCTACGTGCACCCGGCCGGCGGCTTCGGTGTGTGGGCGCCGGGCGAGCGCACGGGCTCCTACCGCGACGGCGGGGACGTGCTCGTGGTCGACGAGGCGGGGGAGTCGTACATCTCCGGCGCCGACCTGGCGGTCGCCGTGCTCGACGAGATCGAGGACCCCAAGCATCACCGCGGGCGTTTCACCGTCGGCTACTGA
- a CDS encoding CarD family transcriptional regulator produces MLFEVGETVVYPHHGAATIIEVKERVIKGETKKYLKLNVTQGDLVIEVPADNVDLVGVRDVIGKDGLERVFEVLRAPFTEEPTNWSRRYKANLEKLASGDVIKVSEVVRDLWRRDQDRGLSAGEKRMLAKAKQILISELALAEKTDEEKASVLLEEVLAS; encoded by the coding sequence ATGCTTTTTGAGGTTGGCGAAACGGTCGTCTACCCCCACCACGGGGCCGCGACGATCATCGAGGTCAAGGAACGCGTCATCAAGGGCGAGACGAAGAAGTACTTGAAGCTCAATGTCACTCAGGGCGATCTCGTCATCGAGGTCCCGGCAGACAACGTCGACCTGGTCGGCGTGCGCGACGTGATCGGCAAGGACGGCCTGGAGCGCGTCTTCGAGGTGCTGCGCGCACCGTTCACCGAGGAGCCCACCAACTGGTCCCGCCGGTACAAGGCGAACCTCGAGAAGCTCGCCTCCGGCGATGTCATCAAGGTGAGCGAGGTCGTGCGCGACCTGTGGCGTCGTGACCAGGACCGCGGGCTCTCCGCGGGGGAGAAGCGGATGCTGGCCAAGGCCAAGCAGATCCTCATCTCCGAGCTCGCGCTCGCCGAGAAGACCGACGAGGAGAAGGCCAGCGTGCTGCTCGAAGAGGTCCTCGCCTCCTGA
- a CDS encoding response regulator transcription factor, with translation MTRVLIVEDEPDLADPLAYLLRREGFEVETVEDGAAALAVFREHGADIVLLDLMLPGIPGTEVCRQLRVESAVPIIMLTAKDSEVDIVVGLELGADDYVTKPYSARELLARMRAVLRRYAQLDADLDERVLSGGRVVLDIDRHTVAVDGSEIAMPLKEFELLEVLMRNAGRVLTRGQLIDRVWGTDYFGDTKTLDVHIKRIRSRIERKPGNPEMLVTVRGLGYRFEA, from the coding sequence ATGACCCGCGTACTGATCGTGGAGGACGAGCCCGACCTCGCCGACCCGCTGGCGTATCTGCTGCGACGCGAGGGGTTCGAGGTCGAGACCGTCGAGGACGGTGCCGCCGCCCTCGCGGTGTTCCGCGAGCACGGCGCCGACATCGTGCTGCTCGATCTCATGCTCCCCGGCATCCCCGGCACGGAGGTGTGCCGGCAGCTGCGCGTCGAGTCGGCCGTGCCCATCATCATGCTCACGGCCAAGGACAGCGAGGTCGACATCGTCGTGGGCCTCGAGCTCGGTGCCGACGACTACGTCACCAAGCCCTACTCGGCACGCGAGCTGCTGGCCCGGATGCGGGCCGTCCTGCGCCGTTACGCGCAGCTGGATGCCGACCTCGACGAGCGGGTGCTGAGCGGCGGCCGGGTCGTGCTCGACATCGACCGGCACACGGTCGCGGTCGACGGCTCCGAGATCGCGATGCCGCTCAAGGAGTTCGAGCTCCTCGAGGTCCTCATGCGCAACGCCGGGCGCGTGCTGACCCGTGGGCAGCTCATCGATCGGGTCTGGGGCACGGACTACTTCGGCGACACGAAGACGCTCGACGTCCACATCAAGCGCATCCGCTCGCGCATCGAGCGCAAGCCCGGGAACCCGGAGATGCTCGTGACGGTGCGCGGTCTCGGCTACCGCTTCGAGGCCTGA
- the cysS gene encoding cysteine--tRNA ligase, producing MTVRLYDTKAQALRDFVPLDASHVTLYVCGPTVQSGPHIGHLRAALSFDILRRWLEHRFGRVTFVRNVTDIDDKILQNATDEEPWWALAYRMELEFSRAYAAIGIRPPTYEPRATASVPQMVELIERLIEAGHAYAAPDGSGDVYFDVRSWPSYGALTRQSIDAMEAAADADPRGKRDPRDFALWKGAKPEEPADASWAAPWGAGRPGWHIECSAMSRRYLGAEFDIHGGGLDLRFPHHENELAQSTAAGDGFARYWVHNGLVTVDGQKMSKSLGNFVLAADALRDRDPLVIRYALAAAHYRSSLDLSDRAFEEAQAALERIETFERRALRAHPPTPAGEPVLSWSAENPYPEPFTAALDDDLAVPQALAVVHERVRAGNAALDAGDEPAAWSALREVRAMTGLLDIDPLDDRWQSADGPEAGALDALVRAMIVQRAQARADKDWAAADRIRDAVSAAGITLEDTPDGTHWSI from the coding sequence GTGACGGTACGGCTGTATGACACGAAGGCGCAGGCGCTGCGCGACTTCGTTCCCCTCGACGCCTCGCACGTCACCCTCTACGTCTGCGGGCCGACCGTGCAGTCGGGGCCGCACATCGGTCATCTCCGCGCCGCCCTGAGCTTCGACATCCTGCGCCGTTGGCTCGAGCACCGGTTCGGTCGTGTCACCTTCGTGCGCAACGTCACCGACATCGACGACAAGATCCTTCAGAACGCGACGGACGAAGAGCCGTGGTGGGCGCTCGCGTACCGGATGGAGCTCGAGTTCTCCCGCGCATATGCCGCGATCGGCATCCGTCCGCCGACGTACGAGCCGCGGGCGACCGCGTCCGTCCCGCAGATGGTCGAGCTCATCGAGCGCCTGATCGAGGCGGGTCATGCCTACGCCGCCCCGGACGGCTCGGGCGATGTGTACTTCGACGTGCGCTCGTGGCCCTCCTACGGGGCGCTCACGCGGCAGTCCATCGATGCGATGGAGGCCGCCGCGGATGCGGATCCGCGCGGCAAGCGCGATCCCCGGGACTTCGCGCTGTGGAAGGGCGCCAAACCGGAGGAGCCGGCGGATGCGTCCTGGGCGGCGCCCTGGGGTGCGGGTCGCCCCGGCTGGCACATCGAGTGCTCGGCCATGAGCCGGCGCTACCTGGGCGCCGAGTTCGACATCCACGGCGGAGGCCTCGACCTGCGCTTCCCCCACCACGAGAACGAGCTCGCGCAGTCGACCGCGGCCGGTGACGGCTTCGCCCGGTACTGGGTGCACAACGGACTCGTCACGGTCGACGGTCAGAAGATGTCGAAGTCGCTCGGCAACTTCGTGCTCGCCGCCGATGCCCTTCGCGATCGCGACCCGCTCGTGATCCGCTACGCCCTGGCCGCCGCCCACTACCGTTCGAGTCTCGACCTCTCCGACCGCGCGTTCGAGGAGGCGCAGGCCGCCCTGGAGCGGATCGAGACCTTCGAGCGCCGGGCGCTGCGCGCGCACCCGCCGACCCCGGCGGGCGAGCCGGTGCTCTCCTGGAGCGCCGAGAACCCGTACCCCGAGCCGTTCACCGCCGCTCTCGACGACGACCTCGCGGTGCCGCAGGCGCTCGCCGTGGTGCACGAGCGCGTGCGCGCCGGCAACGCCGCCCTCGACGCGGGGGACGAGCCGGCCGCGTGGTCCGCGCTGCGCGAGGTCCGTGCCATGACGGGCCTGCTGGACATCGATCCGCTCGACGACCGATGGCAGAGCGCGGACGGCCCCGAGGCCGGCGCGCTCGACGCGCTCGTGCGCGCCATGATCGTGCAGCGTGCGCAGGCCCGCGCCGACAAGGACTGGGCTGCGGCGGACCGCATCCGTGACGCCGTGTCCGCGGCCGGCATCACACTGGAAGACACCCCCGACGGAACCCACTGGAGCATCTGA
- a CDS encoding cell wall metabolism sensor histidine kinase WalK: protein MDSTQLALVALLVGIVIGSGAALLIVISLRARARVVAQSSVDMPEGVTDVLRAMDDAALVVDASSTIRGASAAASGFGLLVGETLPDDRLRELARAVRVGGGAGSALLSLRRAAAPADQRQVSARATVITPRLVLVVLRDITERERVEQMRRDFVANTSHELKTPVGAITLLAEAVESAADDPQQVRAFAARLSAEAARLASLTSRVMNLSRLQSADESADMREVPVDEVVTSAIEAHALAANAAGVTLVRGGTRGLFVRGDAHILGEALGNLIANAIAYSPAGSSVGVGVKPVHNAVEIAVTDRGIGISEEEQQRVFERFYRSDQARSRRTGGTGLGLSIVKHAVQRHGGEVRVWSRPGRGSTFTIQLPMTGAPEPLEPRGARAKPARPRKKKSKNAVPSEAAENGAPA from the coding sequence ATGGACTCGACGCAGCTGGCGCTCGTCGCGCTCCTGGTGGGCATCGTCATCGGGAGCGGTGCTGCGCTCCTCATCGTGATCTCGCTGCGCGCCCGCGCGCGGGTCGTGGCGCAGAGCTCGGTCGACATGCCCGAGGGCGTGACCGACGTGCTGCGGGCGATGGATGACGCGGCCCTCGTGGTCGACGCCTCCTCGACGATCCGCGGGGCCTCGGCGGCGGCATCCGGCTTCGGGCTCCTCGTCGGCGAGACGCTGCCCGACGACAGGCTGCGCGAGCTCGCCCGTGCGGTGCGCGTGGGCGGCGGCGCCGGCTCGGCCCTCCTCTCGCTCCGCCGCGCTGCGGCGCCCGCCGATCAGCGGCAGGTCTCGGCGCGCGCCACCGTCATCACGCCCCGTCTCGTGCTGGTCGTGCTGCGTGACATCACCGAGCGGGAACGCGTCGAGCAGATGCGCCGCGACTTCGTCGCCAACACGAGTCACGAGCTGAAGACCCCGGTGGGTGCGATCACCCTGCTCGCGGAGGCGGTGGAGAGCGCAGCCGACGATCCGCAGCAGGTACGGGCCTTCGCGGCCCGGCTCAGCGCGGAGGCGGCTCGACTGGCGAGCCTCACCTCGCGCGTCATGAACCTGTCCCGGCTGCAGTCGGCCGACGAGAGCGCCGACATGCGCGAGGTGCCGGTCGACGAGGTCGTGACCTCGGCGATCGAGGCGCACGCGCTGGCCGCGAACGCGGCGGGCGTCACACTCGTGCGCGGAGGCACCCGCGGGCTGTTCGTCCGCGGCGACGCCCATATCCTCGGCGAGGCGCTCGGCAACCTCATCGCCAACGCGATCGCCTACTCGCCGGCCGGCTCCAGCGTCGGAGTCGGGGTCAAGCCGGTGCACAACGCGGTGGAGATCGCGGTCACCGACCGCGGGATCGGCATCTCCGAGGAGGAGCAGCAGCGCGTCTTCGAGCGCTTCTACCGATCGGACCAGGCTCGCTCGCGCCGCACCGGCGGCACCGGCCTCGGCCTCTCCATCGTCAAGCACGCCGTGCAGCGGCACGGCGGCGAGGTCCGGGTGTGGTCGCGTCCCGGGCGCGGGTCGACGTTCACGATCCAGCTGCCCATGACCGGGGCCCCCGAGCCCCTCGAGCCCCGCGGTGCGCGCGCGAAGCCGGCGCGCCCGCGCAAGAAGAAGAGCAAGAACGCGGTCCCGTCAGAGGCCGCGGAGAACGGAGCACCTGCATGA
- a CDS encoding phosphoglyceromutase — translation MTSPYTLILLRHGQSQWNELNLFTGWVDVRLTDQGKAEAARGGELLAESGLLPDVLHTSLLSRAIQTANIALDAADRLWIPVKRSWRLNERHYGALQGKDKAQTLEEFGQEQFMLWRRSFDVPPPPLADDSEFSQVNDPRYAGIDGDVPRTESLKLVIDRLLPYWENEIVPDLTAGRTVLVTAHGNSLRGLVKHLEDISDDDIAGLNIPTGIPLVYRLDENLRPLGPGEYLDPEAAAAGAAAVASQGKK, via the coding sequence ATGACCTCCCCTTACACCCTGATCCTGCTGCGCCACGGCCAGAGCCAGTGGAACGAGCTGAACCTGTTCACCGGATGGGTGGACGTGCGCCTGACCGACCAAGGCAAGGCGGAGGCGGCCCGCGGCGGCGAGCTGCTCGCCGAGTCGGGGCTGCTGCCCGACGTGCTGCACACCTCGCTCCTCAGCCGCGCGATCCAGACGGCGAACATCGCGCTGGATGCGGCGGACCGTCTCTGGATCCCGGTCAAGCGCTCGTGGCGGCTCAACGAGCGCCACTACGGTGCCCTGCAGGGCAAGGACAAGGCGCAGACGCTCGAGGAGTTCGGCCAGGAGCAGTTCATGCTCTGGCGCCGGTCCTTCGACGTTCCGCCGCCCCCGCTCGCCGACGACAGCGAGTTCAGCCAGGTGAACGACCCGCGTTACGCCGGCATCGACGGCGACGTGCCCCGCACCGAGTCCCTCAAGCTCGTGATCGACCGGCTGCTGCCCTACTGGGAGAACGAGATCGTCCCCGACCTCACGGCGGGCAGGACGGTGCTCGTGACGGCTCACGGCAACTCGCTCCGTGGACTCGTGAAGCACCTCGAGGACATCAGCGACGACGACATCGCCGGGCTCAACATCCCCACCGGCATCCCGCTGGTCTACCGCCTCGACGAGAACCTGCGTCCGCTCGGGCCGGGCGAGTACCTCGACCCCGAGGCCGCCGCCGCCGGTGCCGCAGCGGTCGCCTCGCAGGGCAAGAAGTAA
- the phoU gene encoding phosphate signaling complex protein PhoU, whose protein sequence is MREVFQQSLDEVRVRLVEISELVAEAMEKATRAFGTSDVALAEEVIDNDPVIDDKAIALDELAIDILARQQPVASDLRTVVSALRISASLERMGDIAEHIAQLTRMRFPDRAIPKGLKGTFTKMGEIDVEVARTLTELLDTRDIALAEKIRNEDDKLDELHVSVFEKVLSESWHGEASATVDATLASRYHERFGDHAVSVAKKIVYLATGDWAPSDDA, encoded by the coding sequence ATGCGCGAGGTTTTCCAGCAGTCCCTCGACGAGGTGCGCGTGCGCCTGGTCGAGATCTCCGAGCTCGTCGCCGAGGCGATGGAGAAGGCCACCCGCGCGTTCGGGACCAGCGATGTCGCCCTCGCTGAGGAGGTCATCGACAACGATCCCGTGATCGACGACAAGGCGATCGCGCTCGACGAGCTGGCGATCGACATCCTCGCCCGCCAGCAGCCCGTCGCGAGCGACCTGCGCACGGTCGTCTCCGCACTGCGCATCAGCGCCTCGCTCGAGCGCATGGGCGACATCGCCGAGCACATCGCTCAGCTGACGCGCATGCGTTTCCCCGACCGTGCCATCCCGAAGGGCCTCAAGGGCACGTTCACCAAGATGGGCGAGATCGACGTCGAGGTCGCGCGCACCCTCACCGAGCTGCTCGACACGCGCGACATCGCACTGGCCGAGAAGATCCGCAACGAGGACGACAAGCTCGACGAGCTGCACGTCAGCGTCTTCGAGAAGGTGCTCAGCGAGTCCTGGCACGGGGAGGCGTCTGCGACGGTCGACGCCACGCTCGCCAGTCGCTACCACGAGCGCTTCGGCGACCACGCCGTCTCGGTCGCGAAGAAGATCGTCTACCTCGCGACGGGCGACTGGGCGCCGTCCGACGACGCCTGA